A genomic window from Brevibacillus agri includes:
- a CDS encoding PRC-barrel domain-containing protein, with amino-acid sequence MRKAMDAVGLPVVCLQTGETLGTVRDILCDSTWHVRGVLLSEQGWFHSGTYIPTEQIHAVGESCLTVTGKDAITPLPHLAGFEPVGIVTGKTKLKGKAVITASGELLGRLEDVYFSANWEKLVGYELSNGWFADVTEGRKRLSAPASVIIGEENLIVPDFVRSQA; translated from the coding sequence ATGCGCAAGGCAATGGATGCAGTCGGCTTGCCAGTAGTTTGCCTCCAAACCGGAGAGACGCTTGGCACCGTTCGTGACATTCTTTGCGACTCCACTTGGCATGTACGAGGAGTCTTGCTGAGCGAGCAGGGTTGGTTCCATTCAGGCACCTATATTCCTACCGAACAGATTCACGCGGTAGGGGAGTCCTGCCTTACCGTAACGGGGAAAGACGCGATCACGCCCTTGCCTCATCTCGCCGGTTTTGAACCTGTCGGCATCGTGACGGGAAAAACAAAGCTAAAAGGAAAAGCGGTCATTACCGCTTCCGGAGAACTTCTCGGCAGGCTGGAAGATGTTTACTTTTCAGCGAACTGGGAGAAACTTGTAGGGTACGAACTGTCTAACGGCTGGTTTGCAGATGTGACAGAAGGGCGCAAGCGCCTGTCTGCACCGGCTTCCGTCATCATCGGGGAGGAAAACCTGATCGTGCCGGACTTTGTTCGTAGCCAGGCGTGA